One part of the Cyprinus carpio isolate SPL01 chromosome A25, ASM1834038v1, whole genome shotgun sequence genome encodes these proteins:
- the LOC109109599 gene encoding hyphally-regulated protein-like isoform X17, whose protein sequence is MTARVYCSLIAVLCVSGYLSITDATQGQTAAKPGECPSQTSGTLCTKSCNSDSNCPDNEKCCSNGCGSYCTAPYTVKPGQCPKPKSVPECAESCFHDGQCPATQKCCPTTCGHVCSELIGQESDQESDQGSGSGQGSGYGQGQGSGQGSGYGQGSGYGQGQGSGQGSGYGQGSGYGQGSGYGQGQGSGQGSGYGQGQGSGQGSGYGQGSGYGQGSGYGQGQGSGQGSGYGQGQGSGYGQGSGYGQGQGSGQGSGYGQGSGYGQGSGYGQGQGSGYGQGSGQGQGSGQGSGQGQGSGQGQGSGQGSGQGQGSGQGSGQGQGSGQGQGSSQGSGQGQGSSQGSGQGQGSGQGSGQGSGQGQGCDRRRGHGQGCVRGRGH, encoded by the exons ATGACAGCTCGAGTGTACTGCTCGTTGATCGCCGTTTTGTGTGTTTCTGGATACTTGAGCATAACAGATGCTACTCAAGGACAAACTGCAG CAAAGCCAGGAGAGTGTCCATCCCAAACATCTGGAACCTTGTGTACCAAGTCCTGTAACAGTGACTCTAACTGTCCCGACAATGAGAAGtgctgcagcaatggatgtggAAGTTACTGTACGGCTCCTTATACAG TGAAGCCGGGTCAATGTCCCAAACCGAAGAGCGTTCCAGAATGTGCTGAAAGCTGTTTCCATGATGGCCAGTGTCCTGCCACACAGAAATGTTGCCCAACCACCTGTGGCCATGTATGTAGTGAACTCATTGGTCAGGAAAGTGATCAGGAAAGTGATCAGGGAAGCGGTTCTGGTCAGGGAAGCGGTTACGGACAGggtcagggaagtggtcagggaagCGGATATGGTCAGGGAAGCGGTTACGGACAGggtcagggaagtggtcagggaagcggttatggtcagggaagtggttatggtcagggaagcggttacggacagggccagggaagtggtcagggaagCGGTTACGGACAGggtcagggaagtggtcagggaagcggatatggtcagggaagtggttatggtcagggaagcggttacggacagggccagggaagtggtcagggaagCGGTTACGGACAGGGTCAGGGAAGTGGTTATGGTCAGGGAAGCGGTTATGGACAGggtcagggaagtggtcagggaagtggttatggtcagggaagtggttatggtcagggaagcggttatggacagggccagggaagcggttat ggccagggaagcggtcaagGCCAGGGtagcggccagggaagcggccaaGGCCAGGGAAGCGGCCAAGGCCAGGGTAGCGGCCAGGGTAGCGGTCAGGGCCAGGGtagcggccagggaagcggtcaaggccagggaagcggtcaagGCCAGGGTAGCAGCCAGGGAAGCGGTCAAGGCCAGGGTAGCagccagggaagcggtcagggccAGGGTAGCGGCCAGGGTagtggccagggaagcggtcaagGCCAGGGATGTGATCGCAGACGTGGTCATGGTCAGGGATGTGTTCGGGGACGTGGTCATTGA
- the LOC109109599 gene encoding glycine, alanine and asparagine-rich protein-like isoform X13 produces the protein MTARVYCSLIAVLCVSGYLSITDATQGQTAAKPGECPSQTSGTLCTKSCNSDSNCPDNEKCCSNGCGSYCTAPYTVKPGQCPKPKSVPECAESCFHDGQCPATQKCCPTTCGHVCSELIGQESDQESDQGSGSGQGSGYGQGQGSGQGSGYGQGSGYGQGQGSGQGSGYGQGSGYGQGSGYGQGQGSGQGSGYGQGQGSGQGSGYGQGSGYGQGSGYGQGQGSGQGSGYGQGQGSGYGQGSGYGQGQGSGQGSGYGQGSGYGQGSGYGQGQGSGYGQGQKRLWPGKRLWSGTVKARVAAREAAKARVAARVAVRARVAAREAVKAREAVKARVAAREAVKARVAAREAVRARVAARVVAREAVKARDVIADVVMVRDVFGDVVIEMVMGVLHDAYWIFSIQCFIHMAFSLFS, from the exons ATGACAGCTCGAGTGTACTGCTCGTTGATCGCCGTTTTGTGTGTTTCTGGATACTTGAGCATAACAGATGCTACTCAAGGACAAACTGCAG CAAAGCCAGGAGAGTGTCCATCCCAAACATCTGGAACCTTGTGTACCAAGTCCTGTAACAGTGACTCTAACTGTCCCGACAATGAGAAGtgctgcagcaatggatgtggAAGTTACTGTACGGCTCCTTATACAG TGAAGCCGGGTCAATGTCCCAAACCGAAGAGCGTTCCAGAATGTGCTGAAAGCTGTTTCCATGATGGCCAGTGTCCTGCCACACAGAAATGTTGCCCAACCACCTGTGGCCATGTATGTAGTGAACTCATTGGTCAGGAAAGTGATCAGGAAAGTGATCAGGGAAGCGGTTCTGGTCAGGGAAGCGGTTACGGACAGggtcagggaagtggtcagggaagCGGATATGGTCAGGGAAGCGGTTACGGACAGggtcagggaagtggtcagggaagcggttatggtcagggaagtggttatggtcagggaagcggttacggacagggccagggaagtggtcagggaagCGGTTACGGACAGggtcagggaagtggtcagggaagcggatatggtcagggaagtggttatggtcagggaagcggttacggacagggccagggaagtggtcagggaagCGGTTACGGACAGGGTCAGGGAAGTGGTTATGGTCAGGGAAGCGGTTATGGACAGggtcagggaagtggtcagggaagtggttatggtcagggaagtggttatggtcagggaagcggttatggacagggccagggaagcggttatGGACAGGGCCAGAAGCGGTTatggccagggaagcggttatggtcagGGACGGTCAAGGCCAGGGtagcg GCCAGGGAAGCGGCCAAGGCCAGGGTAGCGGCCAGGGTAGCGGTCAGGGCCAGGGtagcggccagggaagcggtcaaggccagggaagcggtcaagGCCAGGGTAGCAGCCAGGGAAGCGGTCAAGGCCAGGGTAGCagccagggaagcggtcagggccAGGGTAGCGGCCAGGGTagtggccagggaagcggtcaagGCCAGGGATGTGATCGCAGACGTGGTCATGGTCAGGGATGTGTTCGGGGACGTGGTCATTGAAATGGTCATGGGCGTTTTGCATGATGCTTACTGGATCTTTTCAATTCAGTGCTTTATTCATATGGCATTTTCCCTGTTTTCTTAA